The following proteins are encoded in a genomic region of Alosa alosa isolate M-15738 ecotype Scorff River chromosome 10, AALO_Geno_1.1, whole genome shotgun sequence:
- the aldh4a1 gene encoding delta-1-pyrroline-5-carboxylate dehydrogenase, mitochondrial → MLRLRSGLCQSWRGFKTFPCAAVEVKNEPILGFEAGSKERAELEKALANLKGKTEEIPCVVGDEHVWTKDIRYQLSPFNHSHKVAKFCYADKELLNKAITAAVAARRDWDLKPVADRAQILFKAADAISGPRRAEVLAKTMIGQGKTVVQAEIDAAAELIDFFRFNAKHAIELQYQQPMNTDISTNTMLYRGLEGFIAAVAPFNFTAIGGNLAGTPALMGNVVLWKPSDTAMSASYAVYKIMRESGLPPNIVQFVPADGPVFGDTITASEHLAGINFTGSVPTFKRLWKQVAQNLDIYRNFPRVGGECGGKNFHFVHSSADAHSVAMGTIRSAFEYGGQKCSACSRMYVPDSLWPQIKKELLDIHKQMKVGDPVEDFGTFFSAVIDDKSFARIKKWLDHAKSSPNLTVIAGGKCDDSKGYFVEPTIVETKDPKDAIMCEEIFGPVLSVYVYPDKDYKKVLNLIDNTSPYALTGAVFAKDKSVVEEAGKALRNAAGNYYVNDKSTGSVVAQQPFGGARASGTNDKPGGPHYVLRWTSPQVVKETHAPLSEWKYPYMG, encoded by the exons ATGCTGCGACTGAGATCCGGGCTTTGCCAGTCTTGGAGGGG GTTTAAGACCTTCCCCTGTGCTGCCGTGGAGGTGAAGAATGAGCCCATACTGGGCTTCGAGGCAGGCTCCAAGGAAAGGGCGGAACTggagaag GCCCTTGCAAATCTAAAGGGGAAGACCGAGGAGATCCCTTGTGTGGTTGGAGATGAACATGTGTGGACCAAGGACATCAGATACCAGCTGTCT cCCTTCAACCATTCACATAAAGTGGCCAAGTTCTGCTATGCTGATAAG GAGCTCTTGAACAAAGCCATCACGGCGGCGGTGGCGGCGCGTAGAGACTGGGACCTGAAGCCGGTGGCTGACCGTGCACAGATCCTCTTCAAGGCCGCAGATGCCATCAGTGGACCCAGGAGGGCAGAGGTGCTGGCCAAGACCATGATAGGCCAG GGTAAAACAGTGGTTCAAGCTGAGATTGACGCTGCTGCAGAACTTATTGACTTCTTCCGCTTCAACGCCAAGCATGCCATCGAGCTACAGTACCAGCAGCCTATGAACACAGATATCAGCACCAACACTATGCTATACCGTGGTCTGGAG GGGTTCATTGCCGCTGTCGCCCCCTTCAACTTCACTGCGATTGGTGGAAATCTGGCAGGAACTCCCGCCCTTATG GGTAATGTGGTGCTATGGAAACCCAGCGACACGGCAATGTCGGCCAGCTACGCCGTGTACAAGATCATGCGGGAGTCCGGCCTACCCCCCAACATCGTCCAGTTTGTGCCTGCTGACGGACCTGTGTTTGGAGACACCATCACGGCCTCCGAGCACCTGGCCGGCATCAACTTCACCGGCAGCGTCCC GACCTTCAAGCGCTTGTGGAAGCAGGTGGCCCAGAATCTGGACATCTACAGGAACTTTCCTCGAGTAGGTGGAG AGTGTGGCGGTAAGAACTTCCACTTTGTGCACTCATCTGCGGATGCCCACAGCGTGGCCATGGGAACGATCCGCTCTGCATTTGAGTACGGAGGGCAGAAGTGCTCCGCCTGCTCCAGGATGTACGTGCCGGACAGCCTCTGGCCTCAGATCAAGAAGGAGCTGCTGGACATCCACAAGCAAATGAAAGTGGGAGAC CCTGTTGAGGACTTTGGGACTTTCTTCTCTGCTGTCATTGATGACAAG tCATTTGCACGCATTAAGAAGTGGCTGGATCATGCAAAGTCCTCTCCTAACCTGACCGTGATTGCTGGAGGAAAGTGTGATGACAGCAAAGGTTACTTTGTGGAGCCTACCATCGTTGAGACCAAGGACCCAAAAGATGCCATTATGTGTGAG GAGATCTTTGGGCCGGTTCTCTCTGTTTACGTGTACCCTGATAAGGATTACAAAAAGGTGCTCAACTTGATTGACAACACATCACCGTATGCACTGACTGGAGCTGTTTTTGCCAAGGACAA gaGTGTTGTAGAAGAAGCAGGGAAGGCTCTGAGGAACGCTGCAGGAAATTACTACGTCAACGATAAATCTACAGGCTCCGTTGTTGCCCAACAGCCatttggtggcgctagagcatcAG GTACCAATGACAAGCCAGGTGGACCACACTACGTGTTGCGATGGACCTCTCCCCAGGTTGTCAAGGAGACACATGCCCCACTCTCGGAATGGAAGTACCCCTACATGGGTTGA
- the cxxc1b gene encoding CXXC-type zinc finger protein 1b isoform X3: MDSEMSDLDQGPGMENSSMEEENAPVYCICRKADINCFMIGCDNCNEWFHGHCINVTEKMAKGIREWYCMRCRDKNPSLEIKFRPKKSHEERVEQPRKEKQTSLPDFKLDKRRGSRVKRSARMCGECEPCKRTEDCAQCDFCKDMKKFGGPNKIRQKCRLRQCEVRARKMLRVKDEEFLRERRDNSMHSRYSDDFDDDEIELYHRHKASQKTQPWLSDDEDGPVYNQVMRKKAVKIKHIKRREKKFDKKQKESRRHKQKQKHKDKVRHSDRGDGRVGGEVQQCLGPNCVEPSRPGSKYCSEDCGMKLAANRIYEILPQRIQQWQQSPCIAEELGKKQLERIRREQQQARLRLTEMERRFHELEGIVVKAKQQTVLEDQEVNEGDSEDTDLQIFCVSCSHPVHPKVALRHMERCYAKYESQTSFGSIFPTRIEGATRLFCDVYNPQSKTYCKRLQVLCPEHSRDPKVAVDEVCGCPLVRNVFEPTGEYCRVSKRKCNKHYCWEKLRRAEVDLERVRVWYKLDELFEQERNVRTAMTNRAGLLALMLHQTIQHDPLTTDLRSNKDR; the protein is encoded by the exons ATG GACAGTGAGATGTCTGACCTGGACCAAGGTCCGGGGATGGAGAACAGCAGTATGGAGGAGGAGAATGCACCTGTCTACTGCATCTGTCGCAAGGCGGATATAAACTGCTTCATGAT TGGCTGTGATAACTGTAACGAGTGGTTCCATGGCCACTGCATAAACGTGACGGAGAAGATGGCCAAGGGCATCAGGGAGTGGTACTGTATGCGCTGCCGAG ACAAGAATCCATCTCTGGAGATCAAGTTTCGACCGAAGAAGAGCCACGAGGAGAGGGTGGAACAGCCGAGGAAGGAGAAACAGACGAGTCTTCCGGACTTCAAATTGGACAAGCGCCGAGGCTCACGG GTGAAGCGCTCAGCTCgtatgtgtggtgagtgtgagcCCTGCAAACGCACTGAAGACTGCGCACAGTGTGACTTCTGCAAGGACATGAAGAAGTTTGGAGGGCCTAACAAGATCAGGCAGAAGTGTCGTCTGAGGCAGTGTGAAGTGCGCGCCAGG aAAATGCTGCGTGTGAAAGATGAAGAGTTTCTGCGTGAGCGACGGGACAACTCCATGCACAGCCGCTACTCAGACGACTTTGACGACGATGAGATAGAGCTCTACCATAGGCACAAAGCCTCACAGAAGACCCAG CCCTGGCTCAGCGATGATGAGGATGGGCCTGTGTACAACCAGGTGATGCGCAAGAAGGCAGTGAAGATCAAGCACATCAAAAGGCGAGAGAAGAAGTTTGACAAGAAG CAGAAAGAGTCTCGGCGGCACAAGCAGAAACAGAAGCACAAGGACAAGGTCCGGCACAGTGACCGCGGCGACGGGCGAGTCGGGGGCGAGGTGCAGCAATGCCTGGGGCCCAACTGCGTGGAGCCGTCCCGACCCGGCTCCAAATACTGCTCTGAGGACTGCGGTATGAAGCTCGCTGCCAA CCGCATCTATGAGATCCTGCCCCAGCGCATCCAGCAGTGGCAGCAGAGCCCGTGCATCGCGGAGGAGCTGGGCAAGAAGCAGCTGGAGCGCATCCGCCGCGAGCAGCAGCAGGCCCGCCTCCGCCTCACCGAGATGGAGCGCCGCTTCCACGAGCTGGAGGGCATCGTCGTCAAGGCCAAGCAGCAGACCGTGCTGGAGGACCAGGAG GTGAATGAGGGAGACAGTGAAGACACAGACCTGCAGATATTCTGTGTGTCCTGCAGTCACCCTGTCCACCCCAAGGTGGCGCTGAGGCACATGGAGAGATGCTATGCCAAG TATGAAAGTCAAACGTCATTTGGGTCCATCTTTCCCACACGCATTGAGGG GGCAACACGACTCTTTTGTGACGTATATAACCCTCAGAGCAAGACGTACTGCAAGAGGCTGCAGGTCCTCTGTCCAGAACATTCCAGAGATCCAAAG GTTGCGGTGGATGAAGTGTGTGGTTGTCCGCTGGTGCGTAATGTGTTTGAGCCGACGGGCGAGTACTGCCGCGTGTCCAAACGCAAGTGTAACAAACACTACTGTTGGGAGAAACTGCGGCGGGCAGAGGTGGACCTGGAGAGAGTCCGAGTG
- the cxxc1b gene encoding CXXC-type zinc finger protein 1b isoform X4, producing the protein MDSEMSDLDQGPGMENSSMEEENAPVYCICRKADINCFMIGCDNCNEWFHGHCINVTEKMAKGIREWYCMRCRDKNPSLEIKFRPKKSHEERVEQPRKEKQTSLPDFKLDKRRGSRVKRSARMCGECEPCKRTEDCAQCDFCKDMKKFGGPNKIRQKCRLRQCEVRARKMLRVKDEEFLRERRDNSMHSRYSDDFDDDEIELYHRHKASQKTQPWLSDDEDGPVYNQVMRKKAVKIKHIKRREKKFDKKKESRRHKQKQKHKDKVRHSDRGDGRVGGEVQQCLGPNCVEPSRPGSKYCSEDCGMKLAANRIYEILPQRIQQWQQSPCIAEELGKKQLERIRREQQQARLRLTEMERRFHELEGIVVKAKQQTVLEDQEVNEGDSEDTDLQIFCVSCSHPVHPKVALRHMERCYAKYESQTSFGSIFPTRIEGATRLFCDVYNPQSKTYCKRLQVLCPEHSRDPKVAVDEVCGCPLVRNVFEPTGEYCRVSKRKCNKHYCWEKLRRAEVDLERVRVWYKLDELFEQERNVRTAMTNRAGLLALMLHQTIQHDPLTTDLRSNKDR; encoded by the exons ATG GACAGTGAGATGTCTGACCTGGACCAAGGTCCGGGGATGGAGAACAGCAGTATGGAGGAGGAGAATGCACCTGTCTACTGCATCTGTCGCAAGGCGGATATAAACTGCTTCATGAT TGGCTGTGATAACTGTAACGAGTGGTTCCATGGCCACTGCATAAACGTGACGGAGAAGATGGCCAAGGGCATCAGGGAGTGGTACTGTATGCGCTGCCGAG ACAAGAATCCATCTCTGGAGATCAAGTTTCGACCGAAGAAGAGCCACGAGGAGAGGGTGGAACAGCCGAGGAAGGAGAAACAGACGAGTCTTCCGGACTTCAAATTGGACAAGCGCCGAGGCTCACGG GTGAAGCGCTCAGCTCgtatgtgtggtgagtgtgagcCCTGCAAACGCACTGAAGACTGCGCACAGTGTGACTTCTGCAAGGACATGAAGAAGTTTGGAGGGCCTAACAAGATCAGGCAGAAGTGTCGTCTGAGGCAGTGTGAAGTGCGCGCCAGG aAAATGCTGCGTGTGAAAGATGAAGAGTTTCTGCGTGAGCGACGGGACAACTCCATGCACAGCCGCTACTCAGACGACTTTGACGACGATGAGATAGAGCTCTACCATAGGCACAAAGCCTCACAGAAGACCCAG CCCTGGCTCAGCGATGATGAGGATGGGCCTGTGTACAACCAGGTGATGCGCAAGAAGGCAGTGAAGATCAAGCACATCAAAAGGCGAGAGAAGAAGTTTGACAAGAAG AAAGAGTCTCGGCGGCACAAGCAGAAACAGAAGCACAAGGACAAGGTCCGGCACAGTGACCGCGGCGACGGGCGAGTCGGGGGCGAGGTGCAGCAATGCCTGGGGCCCAACTGCGTGGAGCCGTCCCGACCCGGCTCCAAATACTGCTCTGAGGACTGCGGTATGAAGCTCGCTGCCAA CCGCATCTATGAGATCCTGCCCCAGCGCATCCAGCAGTGGCAGCAGAGCCCGTGCATCGCGGAGGAGCTGGGCAAGAAGCAGCTGGAGCGCATCCGCCGCGAGCAGCAGCAGGCCCGCCTCCGCCTCACCGAGATGGAGCGCCGCTTCCACGAGCTGGAGGGCATCGTCGTCAAGGCCAAGCAGCAGACCGTGCTGGAGGACCAGGAG GTGAATGAGGGAGACAGTGAAGACACAGACCTGCAGATATTCTGTGTGTCCTGCAGTCACCCTGTCCACCCCAAGGTGGCGCTGAGGCACATGGAGAGATGCTATGCCAAG TATGAAAGTCAAACGTCATTTGGGTCCATCTTTCCCACACGCATTGAGGG GGCAACACGACTCTTTTGTGACGTATATAACCCTCAGAGCAAGACGTACTGCAAGAGGCTGCAGGTCCTCTGTCCAGAACATTCCAGAGATCCAAAG GTTGCGGTGGATGAAGTGTGTGGTTGTCCGCTGGTGCGTAATGTGTTTGAGCCGACGGGCGAGTACTGCCGCGTGTCCAAACGCAAGTGTAACAAACACTACTGTTGGGAGAAACTGCGGCGGGCAGAGGTGGACCTGGAGAGAGTCCGAGTG
- the cxxc1b gene encoding CXXC-type zinc finger protein 1b isoform X1: protein MDSEMSDLDQGPGMENSSMEEENAPVYCICRKADINCFMIGCDNCNEWFHGHCINVTEKMAKGIREWYCMRCRDKNPSLEIKFRPKKSHEERVEQPRKEKQTSLPDFKLDKRRGSRVRDILVKRSARMCGECEPCKRTEDCAQCDFCKDMKKFGGPNKIRQKCRLRQCEVRARKMLRVKDEEFLRERRDNSMHSRYSDDFDDDEIELYHRHKASQKTQPWLSDDEDGPVYNQVMRKKAVKIKHIKRREKKFDKKQKESRRHKQKQKHKDKVRHSDRGDGRVGGEVQQCLGPNCVEPSRPGSKYCSEDCGMKLAANRIYEILPQRIQQWQQSPCIAEELGKKQLERIRREQQQARLRLTEMERRFHELEGIVVKAKQQTVLEDQEVNEGDSEDTDLQIFCVSCSHPVHPKVALRHMERCYAKYESQTSFGSIFPTRIEGATRLFCDVYNPQSKTYCKRLQVLCPEHSRDPKVAVDEVCGCPLVRNVFEPTGEYCRVSKRKCNKHYCWEKLRRAEVDLERVRVWYKLDELFEQERNVRTAMTNRAGLLALMLHQTIQHDPLTTDLRSNKDR, encoded by the exons ATG GACAGTGAGATGTCTGACCTGGACCAAGGTCCGGGGATGGAGAACAGCAGTATGGAGGAGGAGAATGCACCTGTCTACTGCATCTGTCGCAAGGCGGATATAAACTGCTTCATGAT TGGCTGTGATAACTGTAACGAGTGGTTCCATGGCCACTGCATAAACGTGACGGAGAAGATGGCCAAGGGCATCAGGGAGTGGTACTGTATGCGCTGCCGAG ACAAGAATCCATCTCTGGAGATCAAGTTTCGACCGAAGAAGAGCCACGAGGAGAGGGTGGAACAGCCGAGGAAGGAGAAACAGACGAGTCTTCCGGACTTCAAATTGGACAAGCGCCGAGGCTCACGGGTGAGAGATATTCTG GTGAAGCGCTCAGCTCgtatgtgtggtgagtgtgagcCCTGCAAACGCACTGAAGACTGCGCACAGTGTGACTTCTGCAAGGACATGAAGAAGTTTGGAGGGCCTAACAAGATCAGGCAGAAGTGTCGTCTGAGGCAGTGTGAAGTGCGCGCCAGG aAAATGCTGCGTGTGAAAGATGAAGAGTTTCTGCGTGAGCGACGGGACAACTCCATGCACAGCCGCTACTCAGACGACTTTGACGACGATGAGATAGAGCTCTACCATAGGCACAAAGCCTCACAGAAGACCCAG CCCTGGCTCAGCGATGATGAGGATGGGCCTGTGTACAACCAGGTGATGCGCAAGAAGGCAGTGAAGATCAAGCACATCAAAAGGCGAGAGAAGAAGTTTGACAAGAAG CAGAAAGAGTCTCGGCGGCACAAGCAGAAACAGAAGCACAAGGACAAGGTCCGGCACAGTGACCGCGGCGACGGGCGAGTCGGGGGCGAGGTGCAGCAATGCCTGGGGCCCAACTGCGTGGAGCCGTCCCGACCCGGCTCCAAATACTGCTCTGAGGACTGCGGTATGAAGCTCGCTGCCAA CCGCATCTATGAGATCCTGCCCCAGCGCATCCAGCAGTGGCAGCAGAGCCCGTGCATCGCGGAGGAGCTGGGCAAGAAGCAGCTGGAGCGCATCCGCCGCGAGCAGCAGCAGGCCCGCCTCCGCCTCACCGAGATGGAGCGCCGCTTCCACGAGCTGGAGGGCATCGTCGTCAAGGCCAAGCAGCAGACCGTGCTGGAGGACCAGGAG GTGAATGAGGGAGACAGTGAAGACACAGACCTGCAGATATTCTGTGTGTCCTGCAGTCACCCTGTCCACCCCAAGGTGGCGCTGAGGCACATGGAGAGATGCTATGCCAAG TATGAAAGTCAAACGTCATTTGGGTCCATCTTTCCCACACGCATTGAGGG GGCAACACGACTCTTTTGTGACGTATATAACCCTCAGAGCAAGACGTACTGCAAGAGGCTGCAGGTCCTCTGTCCAGAACATTCCAGAGATCCAAAG GTTGCGGTGGATGAAGTGTGTGGTTGTCCGCTGGTGCGTAATGTGTTTGAGCCGACGGGCGAGTACTGCCGCGTGTCCAAACGCAAGTGTAACAAACACTACTGTTGGGAGAAACTGCGGCGGGCAGAGGTGGACCTGGAGAGAGTCCGAGTG
- the cxxc1b gene encoding CXXC-type zinc finger protein 1b isoform X2: MDSEMSDLDQGPGMENSSMEEENAPVYCICRKADINCFMIGCDNCNEWFHGHCINVTEKMAKGIREWYCMRCRDKNPSLEIKFRPKKSHEERVEQPRKEKQTSLPDFKLDKRRGSRVRDILVKRSARMCGECEPCKRTEDCAQCDFCKDMKKFGGPNKIRQKCRLRQCEVRARKMLRVKDEEFLRERRDNSMHSRYSDDFDDDEIELYHRHKASQKTQPWLSDDEDGPVYNQVMRKKAVKIKHIKRREKKFDKKKESRRHKQKQKHKDKVRHSDRGDGRVGGEVQQCLGPNCVEPSRPGSKYCSEDCGMKLAANRIYEILPQRIQQWQQSPCIAEELGKKQLERIRREQQQARLRLTEMERRFHELEGIVVKAKQQTVLEDQEVNEGDSEDTDLQIFCVSCSHPVHPKVALRHMERCYAKYESQTSFGSIFPTRIEGATRLFCDVYNPQSKTYCKRLQVLCPEHSRDPKVAVDEVCGCPLVRNVFEPTGEYCRVSKRKCNKHYCWEKLRRAEVDLERVRVWYKLDELFEQERNVRTAMTNRAGLLALMLHQTIQHDPLTTDLRSNKDR, translated from the exons ATG GACAGTGAGATGTCTGACCTGGACCAAGGTCCGGGGATGGAGAACAGCAGTATGGAGGAGGAGAATGCACCTGTCTACTGCATCTGTCGCAAGGCGGATATAAACTGCTTCATGAT TGGCTGTGATAACTGTAACGAGTGGTTCCATGGCCACTGCATAAACGTGACGGAGAAGATGGCCAAGGGCATCAGGGAGTGGTACTGTATGCGCTGCCGAG ACAAGAATCCATCTCTGGAGATCAAGTTTCGACCGAAGAAGAGCCACGAGGAGAGGGTGGAACAGCCGAGGAAGGAGAAACAGACGAGTCTTCCGGACTTCAAATTGGACAAGCGCCGAGGCTCACGGGTGAGAGATATTCTG GTGAAGCGCTCAGCTCgtatgtgtggtgagtgtgagcCCTGCAAACGCACTGAAGACTGCGCACAGTGTGACTTCTGCAAGGACATGAAGAAGTTTGGAGGGCCTAACAAGATCAGGCAGAAGTGTCGTCTGAGGCAGTGTGAAGTGCGCGCCAGG aAAATGCTGCGTGTGAAAGATGAAGAGTTTCTGCGTGAGCGACGGGACAACTCCATGCACAGCCGCTACTCAGACGACTTTGACGACGATGAGATAGAGCTCTACCATAGGCACAAAGCCTCACAGAAGACCCAG CCCTGGCTCAGCGATGATGAGGATGGGCCTGTGTACAACCAGGTGATGCGCAAGAAGGCAGTGAAGATCAAGCACATCAAAAGGCGAGAGAAGAAGTTTGACAAGAAG AAAGAGTCTCGGCGGCACAAGCAGAAACAGAAGCACAAGGACAAGGTCCGGCACAGTGACCGCGGCGACGGGCGAGTCGGGGGCGAGGTGCAGCAATGCCTGGGGCCCAACTGCGTGGAGCCGTCCCGACCCGGCTCCAAATACTGCTCTGAGGACTGCGGTATGAAGCTCGCTGCCAA CCGCATCTATGAGATCCTGCCCCAGCGCATCCAGCAGTGGCAGCAGAGCCCGTGCATCGCGGAGGAGCTGGGCAAGAAGCAGCTGGAGCGCATCCGCCGCGAGCAGCAGCAGGCCCGCCTCCGCCTCACCGAGATGGAGCGCCGCTTCCACGAGCTGGAGGGCATCGTCGTCAAGGCCAAGCAGCAGACCGTGCTGGAGGACCAGGAG GTGAATGAGGGAGACAGTGAAGACACAGACCTGCAGATATTCTGTGTGTCCTGCAGTCACCCTGTCCACCCCAAGGTGGCGCTGAGGCACATGGAGAGATGCTATGCCAAG TATGAAAGTCAAACGTCATTTGGGTCCATCTTTCCCACACGCATTGAGGG GGCAACACGACTCTTTTGTGACGTATATAACCCTCAGAGCAAGACGTACTGCAAGAGGCTGCAGGTCCTCTGTCCAGAACATTCCAGAGATCCAAAG GTTGCGGTGGATGAAGTGTGTGGTTGTCCGCTGGTGCGTAATGTGTTTGAGCCGACGGGCGAGTACTGCCGCGTGTCCAAACGCAAGTGTAACAAACACTACTGTTGGGAGAAACTGCGGCGGGCAGAGGTGGACCTGGAGAGAGTCCGAGTG